The following proteins are encoded in a genomic region of Molothrus aeneus isolate 106 chromosome 14, BPBGC_Maene_1.0, whole genome shotgun sequence:
- the LOC136562695 gene encoding brain-specific homeobox/POU domain protein 3 yields the protein MMSMNSKQAFSMHPILHEPKYPHLHTSSEAIRRACLPAPQIQGNIFAGFDETLLRGAEALAAVDIVSQKTHPFKPDATYHTMSSVSCTPTSSSVHLHHPSVLTTHHPHHHHHQPSQGLDGELLDHLNSALPLGGVPGPDVGSTPSHPHSHMSAINHMAHHPQPMNMSHPHGLASHAVISGPETETDPRELESFAERFKQRRIKLGVTQADVGSALANLKIPGVGCLSQSTICRFESLTLSHNNMVALKPILEAWLEEAERAQREKMTKPEIYTGGDKKRKRTSIAAPEKRSLEAYFAVQPRPSSEKIAAIAEKLDLKKNVVRVWFCNQRQKQKRMKFSATY from the exons ATGATGTCCATGAACAGCAAGCAGGCGTTCAGCATGCACCCCATCCTGCACGAGCCCAAGTACCCGCACCTGCACACCAGCTCCGAAGCCATCCGCAGAGCCTGCCTGCCCGCCCCCCAG ATCCAGGGGAACATCTTTGCGGGCTTTGACGAGACGCTGCTGCGGGGGGCCGAGGCTCTGGCCGCCGTGGATATCGTGTCGCAGAAAACGCACCCCTTCAAGCCGGACGCCACCTACCACACCATGAGCAGCGTGTCCTGCACTCCTACCTCGTCCTCCGTGCACCTGCACCACCCGTCCGTGCTGACCACGCACCAtcctcaccaccaccaccaccagcccTCGCAGGGCCTGGACGGGGAGCTGCTGGACCACCTCAACTCCGCCCTGCCGCTCGGAGGGGTGCCGGGCCCCGACGTGGGCTCCACGCCTTCGCACCCGCACTCCCACATGTCGGCCATCAACCACATGGcccaccacccccagcccatGAACATGTCCCACCCCCACGGCCTCGCGTCCCACGCCGTCATCTCCGGCCCCGAGACGGAGACGGACCCGCGGGAGCTCGAGTCCTTCGCCGAGCGCTTCAAGCAGCGGAGGATCAAGCTGGGGGTCACCCAGGCGGACGTGGGCTCCGCGCTGGCCAACCTGAAGATCCCGGGGGTGGGCTGCCTTAGCCAAAGCACCATCTGCAGGTTCGAGTCGCTCACCTTGTCCCACAACAACATGGTGGCCCTCAAGCCCATCCTGGAAGCGTGGCTGGAGGAGGCGGAGAGGGCGCAGCGGGAGAAAATGACCAAACCCGAGATCTACACGGGGGGGGACAAGAAGCGCAAGCGCACGTCCATCGCCGCCCCCGAGAAGCGCTCGCTCGAGGCCTATTTCGCCGTGCAGCCCCGGCCCTCCTCCGAGAAAATCGCCGCCATCGCCGAGAAGTTAGACTTGAAGAAGAACGTGGTGAGGGTCTGGTTTTGCAATCAgagacagaagcagaaaaggatGAAATTTTCTGCCACCTActga